One window from the genome of Saimiri boliviensis isolate mSaiBol1 chromosome 2, mSaiBol1.pri, whole genome shotgun sequence encodes:
- the OR10G2 gene encoding olfactory receptor 10G2 has protein sequence MGKTKNTSLDTVVTDFILLGLYHPPNLRSLLFLVFLLIYILTQLGNLLILLTVWADPKLHARPTYILLGVLSFLDMWLSAVIVPRLILDFTPASKAVPFGGCVAQLYFFHFLGSTQCFLYTLMAYDRYLAICQPLHYPVLMNGRLCTVLVAGAWVAGSIHGSIQAILTFRLPHCGPNKMDYFICDIPAVLRLACADTTVNELVTFVDIGVVATSCFMLILLSYANIVHAILKIRTADGRCRAFSTCGSHLTVVTVYYVPCIFIYLRAGSKSPLDGAVAVFYTVVTPLLNPLIYTLRNQEVKSALKRVTASWGTVNENK, from the coding sequence ATGGGAAAGACCAAAAACACATCGCTGGATACTGTGGTGACAGATTTCATTCTCCTGGGCTTGTATCACCCCCCAAATCTAAGAAGCCTTCTCTTCCTGGTCTTCCTCCTCATTTACATCCTCACTCAGCTGGGGAACCTGCTCATTCTGCTCACCGTGTGGGCTGACCCAAAGCTCCATGCTCGCCCCACGTACATTCTTCTGGGAGTGCTCTCATTCCTGGACATGTGGCTCTCCGCAGTCATTGTTCCTCGGCTTATTCTGGATTTCACTCCTGCCAGCAAGGCTGTCCCATTTGGCGGCTGTGTGGCTCAGCTGTATTTCTTTCACTTCCTGGGCAGCACCCAGTGCTTTCTCTACACCTTGATGGCCTATGACAGGTACCTGGCAATATGTCAGCCCCTGCACTACCCAGTGCTCATGAATGGGAGGTTATGCACAGTCCTTGTGGCTGGAGCTTGGGTTGCCGGCTCCATCCATGGGTCTATCCAGGCCATCCTGACTTTCCGCCTGCCCCACTGTGGGCCCAATAAAATGGATTACTTTATCTGTGACATCCCTGCAGTATTGAGACTGGCCTGTGCTGACACAACTGTCAACGAGCTTGTGACCTTTGTGGACATCGGGGTAGTGGCCACCAGTTGCTTCATGTTAATTCTGCTCTCCTATGCCAACATAGTCCATGCCATCCTGAAGATACGCACTGCTGATGGGAGGTGCCGGGCCTTCTCCACCTGTGGCTCCCACCTAACCGTGGTCACAGTCTACTATGTCCCATGTATTTTCATCTACCTTAGGGCTGGCTCCAAGAGCCCCCTGGATGGGGCAGTGGCTGTGTTTTACACTGTTGTCACTCCGTTACTGAACCCCCTCATCTACACACTGAGGAACCAGGAAGTGAAGTCTGCTCTGAAGAGGGTAACAGCAAGTTGGGGGACTGTAAACGAAAATAAGTAA